In Astyanax mexicanus isolate ESR-SI-001 chromosome 25, AstMex3_surface, whole genome shotgun sequence, a genomic segment contains:
- the LOC125787605 gene encoding centrosomal protein of 135 kDa-like, with protein sequence MSLSVYEDLIYFEELNRADRDEITVIIYESSDAVRGFDPDTEVEDANMMRILKRQKAGLKREVTYPDVYHYLAETECVYTREAVKATNLTAERDQLQTSNPNLTAERDQLQTSYTKLTAQRDQLQTSYTKLTAERDQLQTRTTNLAAERDQLQTSYTKLTAERDQLQTRTTKLTAERDQLQTSYTNLAAERDQLQTSYTKLTAQRDQLQTSYTNLAAERDQLQTRTTNLAAERDQLQTRTTNLAAERDQLQTRTTKLTAERDQLQTSYTKLTAERDQLQAERDDLPRRCSELDKAVRDGWIYFSSSLYYVSTEEKSWSSGELENPTVTEMRTVV encoded by the exons atgtctctgagtgtttatgaggATCTGATCTACTTTGAGGAGCTGAACAGAGCAGATCGAGACGAGATAACGGTGATTATATATGAGAGTTCAGACGCTGTTAGAGGCTTCGACCCTGACACTGAGGTGGAGGACGCCAACATGATGAGGATCCTGAAGAGACAAAAAGCAG GATTGAAGAGGGAagtgacctacccagatgtgtaTCACTACCTTGCTGAAACGGAGTGTGTTTACACCAGGGAGGCAGTGAAAGC caccaacctgactgcagagagagaccagttacagaccagtaaccccaacctgactgcagagagagaccagttacagaccagttacaccaagctgactgcacagagagaccagttacagaccagttacaccaagctgactgcagagagagaccagttacagaccagaaccaccaacctggctgcagagagagaccagttacagaccagttacaccaagctgactgcagagagagaccagttacagaccagaaccaccaaactgactgcagagagagaccagttacagaccagttacaccaacctggctgcagagagagaccagttacagaccagttacaccaagctgactgcacagagagaccagttacagaccagttacaccaacctggctgcagagagagaccagttacagaccagaaccaccaacctggctgcagagagagaccagttacagaccagaaccaccaacctggctgcagagagagaccagttacagaccagaaccaccaaactgactgcagagagagaccagttacagaccagttacaccaagctgactgcagagagagaccagttacaggcagagagagatgATCTCCCGAGAAGGTGTTCTGAACTGG ATAAAGCAGTTAGAGACGGGTGGATCTACTTCAGCTCCAGTCTTTACTATGTCTCTACTGAGGAGAAGAGCTGGA gttctggaGAACTGGAGAACCCAACAGTTACGGAGATGAGGACTGTGGTTTAA
- the LOC125787606 gene encoding CD209 antigen-like protein C has protein sequence MSLSDYDDVIGSEEMNRGDTVEMVVDIYKSADAVRGHDPNTEMEDTNTMRILKTQQAESRSAGSRRYRLAAVGLGLLCVLLLTAITVLWIQFNHLAAERDQLQTSYTNLTAERDQLQTSYTNLTAERDQLQTKRDGLQRRLSVNSHIYKAARDGWIYFSSSLYYVSTERKSWSESRNDCRKRGSDLVIINSREEQVFINTLRKGQRVWIGLSDGETEGVWKWVDGSELITGFWYPGEPNSYGDEDCGLYGYKSDPVNNWADYACNSQYFWICEKRI, from the exons atgtctctgagtgATTATGATGATGTGATTGGATCTGAGGAGATGAACAGAGGAGATACagtggagatggtggtggataTCTACAAGAGTGCAGACGCTGTTAGAGGTCATGACCCCAACACAGAGATGGAGGACACCAACACAATGAGGATCCTGAAGACACAACAAGCAG agagtcgctctgcaggaagcagacgctacagactggctgcagtgggtctgggtctgctgtgtgttctcctgctgactgccatcacagtgctgtggatccagttcaaccacctggctgcagagagagaccagttacagaccagttacaccaacctgactgcagagagagaccagttacagaccagttacaccaacctgactgcagagagagaccagttacaaacca agagagacgggctccagagaaggctttct GTTAACTCACACattt ATAAAGCAGCTAGAGACGGGTGGATCTACTTCAgctccagtctttactacgtctctaCTGAGAGGAAGAGCTGGAGTGAGAGCAGAAACGACTGCAGAAAGAGAGgatcagacctggtgatcatcaacagcagagaagaacag GTcttcattaacacattgagaaaaggtcagcgggtttggattggtctgagtgacggtgaaacagagggggtctggaaatgggtggacggatcagaactgatcactgg gttctggtACCCTGGAGAACCCAACAGTTATGGAGATGAGGACTGTGGTTTATACGGCTATAAGTCTGATCCTGTGAATAACTGGGCTGATTATGCCTGTAATAGCCAGTATTTTTGgatctgtgaaaagagaatataa
- the LOC111189904 gene encoding ensconsin-like → MIRGPTQGLRPKSHTSILNSMQKQYARWGSVSECAVCEFRYAKSSRMTYCTGTDFEVCKPCTLHQLIFPRVPRGAAEAKQRVKMADSGDAGLYKWSDEDTRELIRWRVANEALFTGKRNAAVRGFEAFVLEKNLKGKVTPVFVKKKWENLKQKYKELRCPPTGVSTEGGEATAASWKWYTAMDEAIGGRPSISPPTLIASSGQGAAEASTPSCRPGDSQTPGRKRQRETDLIVFLKEMEERENEREREAAEREERRWQEAEEREERRERERIEREERREQETREREERRDREAREREERRETEARIREERRDREEREREERFLQILGILVKK, encoded by the exons atgatacgcggtccgacacaggggctgcgtccgaaatcgcatacttccatactaaacagtatgcaaaagcagtatgcgagatggggtagtgtgtccgaatgcgcagtatGCGAGTTTAGgtacgcgaaaagttcccggatgacgtactgcaccgggacAGATTTTGAAGTATGCAAGCCCTGCACACTTCACCAGCTCATATTTCCCAGAGTTCCAAGGGGGGCGGCGGAAGCGAAGCAGAGGGTGAAGATGGCGGACAGCGGCGACGCGGGTCTTTACAAGT GGAGTGATGAGGACACCAGGGAGCTGATCCGGTGGAGGGTGGCCAATGAGGCCCTCTTCACCGGAAAAAGAAATGCAGCAGTTCGAGGATTTGA AGCCTTCGTGTTGGAGAAAAATTTGAAAGGGAAGGTGACCCCTGTCTTCGTAAAGAAGAAATGGGAGAACCTAAAACAAAAGTACAAG GAACTCAGGTGCCCCCCTACTGGGGTGAGTACTGAGGGTGGTGAAGCAACAGCAGCATCCTGGAAATGGTATACCGCCATGGATGAGGCAATAGGTGGGAGGCCATCAATTAGCCCACCCACCCTTATTGCCTCATCTGGCCAGGGTGCTGCTGAAGCTTCAACACCCTCTTGTAGGCCAGGAGACAGCCAGACCCCAGGCAGGAAAAGGCAGAGGGAGACCGACCTCATAGTTTTTTTAAAGGAGATGGAAGAgagggaaaatgagagagagcgagaggcagcagagagagaggagaggcgatgGCAAGAGgctgaggagagagaggaaagaagagagagggaaagaattgAGCGTGAGGAAAGGCGAGAGcaagagacaagagagagagaggaaaggagagatcgagaggccagagagagagaggaaaggagagagacagaagcgAGAATAAGGGAagaaaggagagatagagaggagagagagagggaagaaagatTCTTGCAAATATTGGGGAttcttgttaaaaaataa
- the LOC125787607 gene encoding putative nuclease HARBI1, whose protein sequence is MRLYFGGADLRADLRLSRETITSLTAALRQETDHGWSRDIEVLVFLYWLAHAASYRVVSRAFAIPRSSVHDIVHRVSKDVSGIIKRVITLPTGDDLEVIGAGFAHLAGSPAFTVAVGAIDGCHIRIKPPSANAQCYLNRKLFHSVQLQAICDHQGKFLDIFVGYPGSVHDARILKNSPLYKEALYPPAGRCILGDGGYPCISTPIKLLTPYREPVQNPVQARFNRKLSRARCVIERAFGMLKTRWRSIFFKALEVSPVFAPEVVACCAVLHNLCIAHGDIIEPDVPEEEDAHAPEPAQTEERSGNEARENLAAAVSAPQMAVLALLEHDYL, encoded by the exons ATGCGA CTGTATTTTGGTGGCGCAGACCTCAGGGCTGACCTCAGACTCTCCCGGGAGACCATCACCTCCCTCACTGCCGCATTAAGGCAGGAGACTGACCATGGGTGGAGCCGAGACATCGAGGTGCTGGTGTTCCTGTACTGGCTGGCACACGCAGCATCCTACCGCGTGGTGTCCCGGGCCTTTGCGATCCCCAGGTCATCTGTGCACGACATTGTGCACAGAGTGAGCAAAGATGTCAGTGGGATCATCAAAAGGGTCATCACTCTGCCAACGGGTGATGATCTGGAGGTGATAGGAGCAGGGTTTGCTCACTTGGCCGGATCTCCAGCCTTCACAGTGGCAGTGGGTGCCATTGACGGGTGCCACATCCGCATAAAACCCCCATCAGCCAACGCACAGTGCTACCTCAACAGGAAGCTTTTCCACTCCGTCCAGCTGCAAGCCATCTGTGACCACCAGGGAAagtttttagacatttttgttGGGTATCCTGGCTCTGTGCACGATGCAAGGATTTTAAAGAACAGCCCCTTGTATAAAGAGGCATTGTACCCACCTGCGGGAAGATGCATCCTTGGGGATGGGGGTTATCCGTGCATCAGCACGCCCATCAAGCTCCTGACCCCGTATCGAGAGCCTGTACAGAACCCTGTACAGGCTCGCTTTAACCGCAAGCTCTCTCGGGCCCGGTGCGTCATTGAAAGAGCATTTGGGATGCTGAAGACACGCTGGCGCTCCATTTTCTTCAAGGCCCTTGAGGTGAGCCCTGTCTTCGCCCCAGAGGTCGTGGCATGTTGCGCAGTGCTCCACAACCTGTGCATTGCTCATGGTGACATCATTGAGCCAGATGTTCCAGAGGAGGAGGATGCTCATGCCCCAGAGCCTGCACAAACAGAGGAAAGATCAGGAAACGAGGCACGGGAGAACCTGGCTGCAGCTGTCTCTGCACCCCAGATGGCCGTACTAGCTCTTCTTGAGCATGATTATCTTTAG
- the LOC111188509 gene encoding C-type lectin domain family 17, member A — protein MHCFCVSSIDKAVRDGWIYFSYSLYYVSTEYKSWSESRNDCKKRGSDLVIINSRVEQVFINTLRKGQRVWIGLSDAETEGVWKWVDGSELITGFWRPGEPNSNGDEDCGLYGYGSDPVNNWADYPCNNQEKWICEKRI, from the exons ATGCATTGCTTTTGTGTTTCATCCATAGACAAAGCAGTTAGAGACGGGTGGATCTACTTCAGCTAcagtctttactacgtctctaCTGAGTACAAGAGCTGGAGTGAGAGCAGAAACGACTGCAAAAAGAGAGgatcagacctggtgatcatcaacagcagagtagaacag GTcttcattaacacattgagaaaaggtcagcgggtttggattggtctgagtgatgctgaaacagagggggtctggaaatgggtggacggatcagaactgatcactgg gttctggaGACCTGGAGAACCCAACAGTAATGGAGATGAGGACTGTGGTTTATACGGCTATGGGTCTGATCCTGTGAATAACTGGGCTGATTATCCCTGTAATAACCAGGAGAAATGgatctgtgaaaagagaatataa